The Terriglobus roseus region GCCTGCGTTGGGTGGCAGGTAGATGCTGACCGTGTGCGGTGTGCCGGGATAGAACTGGCCCGGTGGCAGCGTGGTCTTTTCCACCGTGCCGTGCGGGACGTCCTGCACTTCTGAATCGGGCGTGAGCGGATAGGGTTCCTGCGCTTTCGCGGTCAGGGACAGTAACAGGCAGCAGGTAAGAAGGGCGGCGCGCATGTGGGCCGAAGTATAGGAGACGAGAAAGACAAAGTGCACGAAGTTTGCTCAGAGTTCACAGATGATTCTTGTGAACTTCGTGAGGGCTTCGCGCACTTTGGGTTCTAAGCTGTGTCGTGTTTAGCTGCGCTTGAACTTGTAGACCAGTTCCAGCGTGATCTTGTCGTCCACGCTCATCAGGCGCGCGAGCGTTGGCTTGGTGAGATTGAAGTCTGCGAAGGTGAACGTGGTCAACGCGCGACCGGCCACCGTGGACGAACGCGGATCAAGTGTGGCGATGCCCTTGAAGGTCACCGGCTTGGTGACGCCGTGGATGGTGAGGTTGCCGGTGAGGGCGACGCCTACCTGTCCGGTGGAGGGCACCATCTTCGGCACGCCTGTGATGGATGTGGGTACGAAGACTGCATCCGGAAACTTATCCGTTTCCAGCGTGCGGTTGCGGATATAGCCATCACGCATGCCCTGATCACTGGTGAGTCCCTTCAGATCGACGACGAGCTTGGAGTTGG contains the following coding sequences:
- a CDS encoding YceI family protein; this encodes MSLRRILPAALLVLSTSLAVAQAPGGGQRGPGGPGGPQQPPPPPTAGAKLDIIEGSSASYRVTEQLAGIDFPNEAVGTTTGVTGMLQLMPDGSLAPNSKLVVDLKGLTSDQGMRDGYIRNRTLETDKFPDAVFVPTSITGVPKMVPSTGQVGVALTGNLTIHGVTKPVTFKGIATLDPRSSTVAGRALTTFTFADFNLTKPTLARLMSVDDKITLELVYKFKRS